One Actinosynnema pretiosum DNA segment encodes these proteins:
- a CDS encoding alpha/beta fold hydrolase, which yields MDRAGLGASSPVPEPSLRRHAEAAAHLADHLGLTRFSVVGEHGGDSHALATAHHLPDRVDKVLLISGNGPLHSALLRSGLPISLRLLRIMAKRAPGLFRGWISATRRSLEQPEAHIRKLRVHPAFSSITREGDFTALVQSMKEGMHDVEATRADLLLVFREWSFPLAAIRQPVELWHSKKDSLTPVAGTRRMAEALPAGTAHFLDGGASYLHPVIAEDVMASIRQAASTA from the coding sequence GTGGACCGCGCAGGGCTCGGCGCGTCCAGCCCGGTCCCCGAACCCTCCCTCCGGCGCCACGCCGAGGCCGCCGCCCACCTGGCCGATCACCTGGGTCTCACCAGGTTCTCGGTGGTGGGGGAGCACGGCGGGGACTCGCACGCCCTGGCCACGGCCCACCACCTGCCGGACCGGGTCGACAAGGTCCTGCTGATCTCGGGCAACGGGCCGTTGCACAGCGCGCTCCTGCGATCGGGCCTGCCCATCTCCCTGCGGCTGCTGCGGATCATGGCGAAGCGCGCGCCCGGCCTGTTCCGCGGCTGGATCTCGGCGACGCGACGGTCGCTCGAACAGCCGGAGGCGCACATCCGCAAGCTCCGCGTTCACCCCGCGTTCAGCTCCATCACGCGGGAGGGCGACTTCACCGCGTTGGTCCAGTCCATGAAGGAGGGGATGCACGACGTCGAAGCGACGAGGGCCGACCTCCTCCTGGTCTTCCGCGAGTGGTCGTTCCCCCTGGCGGCCATCCGCCAGCCGGTCGAGCTGTGGCACAGCAAGAAGGACAGCCTCACCCCGGTAGCCGGAACCCGGCGCATGGCGGAAGCCCTCCCCGCAGGCACCGCCCATTTCCTGGACGGCGGCGCGTCCTACCTGCACCCGGTGATCGCGGAGGACGTGATGGCGTCGATCCGCCAAGCCGCCTCCACGGCCTGA
- a CDS encoding ribonuclease J — protein MINPSSPPPALPDGALRVVALGGIGEVGRNMTVFEHAGRLLVVDCGVLFPEDDQPGVDLILPDFRAIEDRLEDIEAIVLTHGHEDHIGAVPFLLKLRPDLPVVGSRFTLALLAAKCREHRQNPKLIEVVEGERRDAGPFELEFFAVNHSIPDALAVAIRTSAGLVLHTGDIKLDQLPLDGRLTDLAGFSRLGDEGVDLFLVDSTNAEVPGFVVPEREIGPVLENVIRKAEQRVIVACFASHVHRVQQVLDVAVRYERRVALVGRSMVRNMGIAAELGLLHVPDGLFVDIDEAMRMPEDQVLFVSTGSQGEPLSALSRMARGEHRQISIRAGDTIVLASSLIPGNENAVFGVVNGLSRLGATVVHQGNAKVHVSGHSPAGELLFLYNAVRPSNVMPVHGEWRHLRANAALAVATGVNEEQVVIAEDGVVVDMVDGKAAISGRVEVGHVYVDGLSVGDVGESTLSDRLVLGEGGFIAITVAIDSSTGRAVAPPTVSGRGFSDDPKALDQAVSLVEMELSRTEAENITDSHRIAQAVRRVVGRWVAETYRRRPMIVPTIIPV, from the coding sequence GTGATCAATCCGAGCTCACCCCCGCCCGCGCTGCCCGACGGTGCGCTGCGCGTCGTCGCACTGGGCGGAATCGGCGAGGTCGGCCGCAACATGACGGTGTTCGAGCACGCAGGCAGGCTGCTCGTCGTCGACTGCGGCGTCCTCTTCCCCGAGGACGACCAGCCCGGCGTCGACCTCATCCTCCCGGACTTCCGGGCGATCGAGGACCGGCTGGAGGACATCGAGGCCATCGTGCTCACGCACGGCCACGAGGACCACATCGGCGCCGTGCCGTTCCTGCTCAAGCTGCGCCCCGACCTGCCCGTGGTGGGCTCGCGCTTCACCCTCGCGCTGCTGGCCGCCAAGTGCCGCGAGCACCGCCAGAACCCCAAGCTGATCGAGGTCGTCGAGGGCGAGCGCCGCGACGCGGGTCCGTTCGAGCTGGAGTTCTTCGCGGTCAACCACTCCATCCCGGACGCGCTGGCCGTGGCCATCCGCACCTCCGCCGGGCTGGTGCTGCACACCGGCGACATCAAGCTCGACCAGCTGCCGCTCGACGGCAGGCTCACCGACCTGGCCGGGTTCTCCCGGCTCGGCGACGAGGGCGTCGACCTGTTCCTGGTCGACTCCACCAACGCCGAGGTGCCCGGTTTCGTGGTGCCCGAGCGCGAGATCGGCCCGGTGCTGGAGAACGTCATCCGCAAGGCCGAGCAGCGCGTCATCGTGGCCTGCTTCGCCTCGCACGTGCACCGCGTGCAGCAGGTGCTGGACGTGGCCGTGCGCTACGAGCGCCGGGTCGCGCTGGTGGGCCGCTCGATGGTGCGCAACATGGGCATCGCCGCCGAGCTGGGCCTGCTGCACGTGCCGGACGGGCTGTTCGTCGACATCGACGAGGCCATGCGGATGCCCGAGGACCAGGTCCTGTTCGTCTCCACCGGCTCCCAGGGCGAGCCGCTGTCGGCGCTGTCCCGGATGGCGCGCGGCGAGCACCGCCAGATCTCCATCCGCGCCGGTGACACGATCGTGCTGGCCAGCTCGCTGATCCCCGGCAACGAGAACGCGGTGTTCGGCGTGGTCAACGGCCTGTCCCGGCTGGGCGCCACGGTCGTGCACCAGGGCAACGCCAAGGTGCACGTGTCCGGTCACTCGCCCGCGGGCGAGCTGCTGTTCCTCTACAACGCGGTGCGCCCCAGCAACGTCATGCCGGTGCACGGCGAGTGGCGGCACCTGCGCGCGAACGCCGCGCTGGCGGTGGCCACGGGCGTGAACGAGGAGCAGGTCGTCATCGCCGAGGACGGCGTCGTCGTGGACATGGTCGACGGCAAGGCCGCCATCAGCGGCCGGGTCGAGGTCGGCCACGTGTACGTGGACGGGCTGTCGGTCGGCGACGTCGGGGAGTCGACGCTGTCCGACCGCCTGGTCCTGGGCGAGGGCGGCTTCATCGCGATCACGGTCGCGATCGACTCCAGCACCGGCCGCGCGGTCGCCCCGCCGACCGTGTCCGGCCGCGGCTTCTCCGACGACCCGAAGGCGCTGGACCAGGCCGTCTCGCTGGTGGAGATGGAGCTGTCGCGCACCGAGGCCGAGAACATCACCGACTCGCACCGCATCGCGCAGGCGGTGCGCCGGGTGGTCGGCCGCTGGGTCGCCGAGACCTACCGGCGCAGGCCCATGATCGTGCCGACGATCATCCCGGTCTAG
- the dapA gene encoding 4-hydroxy-tetrahydrodipicolinate synthase produces MTGCPTASPGRPFGRLLTAMVTPFDADGALDLAKAQELAAHLVEQGNDGLVVNGTTGESPTTTDEEKEALVRAVVEAVGDRATVVAGAGTYNTAHSVELAQSAQKAGAHGLLLVTPYYSRPTQAGVAAHLTTVADATDLPVMLYDIPPRSVVPLEVDTILRLAAHPRILAVKDAKADLHAGSRVIAETDLAYYSGDDPLNLAWLAVGAVGAVSVVSHFAAGPLRAMIDAFESGDVVRARELHQSILPLLRPFGRMPGVTYTKAGLRLRGIDAGDPRLPLVPATDEDIEAVKAELGVNA; encoded by the coding sequence ATGACCGGATGCCCTACCGCCTCACCCGGCCGCCCCTTCGGCCGCCTGCTCACCGCGATGGTGACCCCGTTCGACGCGGACGGGGCGCTCGACCTGGCCAAGGCCCAGGAGCTCGCGGCGCACCTGGTCGAGCAGGGCAACGACGGGCTGGTCGTCAACGGCACCACGGGGGAGAGCCCCACGACCACCGACGAGGAGAAGGAAGCCCTCGTCAGGGCGGTCGTGGAGGCGGTCGGCGACCGCGCCACCGTCGTCGCGGGCGCGGGCACCTACAACACCGCGCACAGCGTCGAGCTGGCCCAGTCCGCCCAGAAGGCGGGCGCGCACGGCCTGCTCCTGGTGACGCCGTACTACTCCCGCCCCACCCAGGCGGGCGTCGCGGCCCACCTCACCACCGTGGCCGACGCGACCGACCTGCCCGTGATGCTCTACGACATCCCGCCCAGGTCGGTCGTGCCGCTGGAGGTCGACACGATCCTGCGGCTCGCCGCGCACCCCCGGATCCTGGCCGTCAAGGACGCCAAGGCCGACCTGCACGCGGGCAGCCGGGTCATCGCCGAGACCGACCTGGCCTACTACTCCGGCGACGACCCGCTGAACCTGGCGTGGCTCGCCGTCGGCGCGGTCGGCGCGGTCAGCGTCGTGTCGCACTTCGCCGCGGGCCCGCTGCGTGCGATGATCGACGCCTTCGAGTCGGGCGACGTCGTGCGCGCCCGCGAGCTGCACCAGTCGATCCTGCCGCTCCTGCGGCCGTTCGGCCGCATGCCCGGAGTCACCTACACCAAGGCGGGCCTGCGTTTGCGCGGGATCGACGCGGGCGACCCAAGGTTGCCGCTGGTACCCGCCACCGACGAGGACATCGAGGCCGTGAAGGCCGAACTGGGAGTCAACGCGTGA
- a CDS encoding serine/threonine-protein kinase — MTGQQSAPPVRQPRVIAGRYTLLAELGRGGMGVVWRAQDNVIGRQVAIKELHLPDGIAHEERRVLEERVLREARTAGRLNDPAIVTVFDVVAENGMTYIVMELVEATTLSALVAQHGPMPQDRVASLALQALSALETAHQAGIVHRDVKPGNLMITPNGRVKLADFGIAQAVDDPRLTTSGSLIGSPAYMAPERIHGHEAAPAADLWSLGATLCFAVEGVNPYERSTTASTLHAIMSEPPRLTRAHGALGAVVTGLLMTDPAARLTGPQARAMLERAAAQPTPPGGVPRHPGGTVSYTQHAPAPTQQVKAPVRPWLRNLAIGGAAAAALLVFTGGVFAGRAAFTESPPEGLQPVVTFGSGGALPDFSLSSGYCGDNFLGPTVKVNSASCEDDHSIQVFASSNPFGSADDLAYPGDAQLHAFANEFCSLSFASSLVTATDKTALVYAPVVPTAANWRRQYADTKTSREVFCVLWNKDGSQLAEKLVDR; from the coding sequence GTGACTGGTCAGCAGAGCGCGCCCCCAGTGCGGCAGCCCCGCGTCATCGCGGGCCGCTACACCCTGCTCGCGGAGCTGGGGCGCGGCGGCATGGGCGTGGTCTGGCGCGCGCAGGACAACGTGATCGGCCGCCAGGTCGCCATCAAGGAGCTGCACCTCCCGGACGGCATCGCCCACGAGGAGCGGCGGGTCCTGGAGGAGCGGGTGCTGCGCGAGGCCCGCACGGCGGGCAGGCTCAACGACCCGGCCATCGTCACCGTGTTCGACGTCGTCGCCGAGAACGGCATGACGTACATCGTGATGGAGCTGGTCGAGGCCACCACGCTGTCGGCGCTGGTCGCGCAGCACGGCCCGATGCCGCAGGACCGGGTCGCCTCCCTCGCGCTGCAGGCGCTGTCCGCGCTGGAGACCGCGCACCAGGCGGGCATCGTGCACCGGGACGTCAAGCCCGGCAACCTCATGATCACCCCGAACGGCCGGGTCAAGCTGGCCGACTTCGGCATCGCCCAGGCCGTGGACGACCCGCGCCTGACCACCAGCGGCAGCCTCATCGGCTCACCCGCCTACATGGCCCCCGAGCGCATCCACGGCCACGAGGCCGCGCCCGCCGCCGACCTGTGGTCGCTCGGCGCGACGCTGTGCTTCGCCGTCGAGGGCGTCAACCCGTACGAGCGCTCCACCACCGCCTCCACCCTGCACGCGATCATGAGCGAGCCGCCCCGCCTGACCAGGGCGCACGGCGCGCTGGGCGCGGTGGTCACCGGTCTGCTGATGACCGACCCGGCGGCCAGGCTGACCGGCCCGCAGGCCCGCGCCATGCTGGAGCGCGCCGCCGCCCAGCCCACCCCGCCCGGCGGCGTCCCCCGGCACCCCGGCGGCACCGTGAGCTACACCCAGCACGCGCCGGCGCCCACCCAGCAGGTCAAGGCCCCGGTCAGGCCGTGGCTGCGCAACCTCGCCATCGGCGGGGCCGCCGCGGCTGCCCTGCTGGTGTTCACCGGCGGCGTCTTCGCAGGCCGCGCCGCCTTCACCGAGTCCCCGCCCGAGGGCCTCCAGCCGGTGGTCACGTTCGGCTCCGGCGGCGCCCTGCCCGACTTCAGCCTCAGCAGCGGCTACTGCGGCGACAACTTCCTCGGCCCCACCGTCAAGGTCAACAGCGCCAGCTGCGAGGACGACCACAGCATCCAGGTGTTCGCCAGCAGCAACCCGTTCGGCAGCGCCGACGACCTGGCCTACCCCGGCGACGCGCAGCTGCACGCCTTCGCGAACGAGTTCTGCTCGCTCAGCTTCGCCTCCAGCCTGGTCACGGCCACCGACAAGACCGCGCTGGTCTACGCGCCGGTCGTGCCGACCGCGGCGAACTGGCGCAGGCAGTACGCCGACACGAAGACCTCCCGCGAGGTCTTCTGCGTGCTCTGGAACAAGGACGGCAGCCAGCTCGCCGAGAAGCTCGTCGACCGCTAG
- a CDS encoding lysophospholipid acyltransferase family protein: MTQPAPTPPLWRLLTAMDRAFIGLSGSLRVTGGIPARLRGRPLLLASNHIGNLDPFVLVAACHKIGVAPRFLIAGGLLDVPVAGALLKASGHLRVDRASATVGDAYGRTVEALKAGSDPVALYPEGRISQDPGLWPERGKTGAARLALSGGIPVVPVSQWGAHEAVCWGGLTVDSAKDVAPYVTSYLRGVRRRPEYRVHFGAPVDLSDLSDGAPGHARRAHERIMRAITAGLAPLRADEPDAPRFQDPTRPTTGSSPWRPAPAAGASS, translated from the coding sequence GTGACTCAACCTGCGCCCACCCCGCCGCTGTGGCGCCTGCTGACCGCCATGGACCGGGCCTTCATCGGCCTGAGCGGCAGCCTCCGGGTGACCGGGGGCATCCCGGCCCGGCTGCGCGGCAGGCCGCTGCTGCTGGCCTCGAACCACATCGGCAACCTGGACCCGTTCGTCCTGGTCGCCGCCTGCCACAAGATCGGCGTCGCGCCCCGGTTCCTGATCGCGGGCGGGCTGCTGGACGTCCCCGTCGCGGGCGCGCTCCTGAAGGCCTCCGGGCACCTGCGGGTGGACCGGGCCTCGGCCACGGTCGGCGACGCGTACGGCCGCACGGTCGAGGCGCTGAAGGCGGGGTCCGACCCGGTCGCGCTGTACCCGGAGGGGCGGATCAGCCAGGACCCCGGCCTGTGGCCGGAGCGCGGCAAGACCGGCGCGGCGCGGCTGGCGCTCAGCGGCGGCATCCCGGTGGTGCCGGTGAGCCAGTGGGGCGCGCACGAGGCGGTCTGCTGGGGCGGGCTGACCGTGGACAGCGCCAAGGACGTCGCGCCCTACGTGACCTCGTACCTGCGGGGCGTGCGGCGGCGGCCGGAGTACCGGGTGCACTTCGGGGCGCCGGTGGACCTGTCCGACCTGAGCGACGGCGCGCCCGGTCACGCCCGGCGCGCGCACGAGCGGATCATGCGGGCGATCACGGCGGGCCTCGCCCCGCTGCGGGCCGACGAGCCCGACGCGCCCCGCTTCCAGGACCCGACCCGGCCGACCACCGGCAGCAGCCCGTGGCGGCCCGCGCCCGCGGCAGGCGCCTCGTCCTGA
- a CDS encoding ACT domain-containing protein gives MRRLVVDVRPGDHSVVRLPADAPVPPGLLDAPGFVSVTRTPDELSIVCPTGHAPESADTQSGWRLLTVRGPLAFTLTGIMAALSGELAAAGVTLFALSTFDTDHLLVKEGDLGRATRALAAAGHEITNP, from the coding sequence GTGAGGCGGCTCGTCGTGGACGTGCGGCCGGGCGACCACAGCGTCGTCCGGCTGCCCGCCGACGCCCCCGTGCCGCCCGGCCTGCTGGACGCGCCGGGCTTCGTCTCGGTCACCCGCACGCCGGACGAGCTGTCGATCGTCTGCCCGACCGGGCACGCCCCCGAGTCGGCTGACACCCAGTCCGGGTGGCGGTTGCTGACCGTGCGCGGGCCGCTGGCCTTCACCCTCACCGGCATCATGGCCGCCCTGTCCGGGGAGCTGGCCGCCGCCGGTGTGACGTTGTTCGCGCTGTCCACTTTCGACACCGACCACCTGCTGGTCAAGGAGGGCGACCTCGGTCGAGCGACGCGGGCGCTGGCCGCGGCGGGGCACGAAATCACGAATCCGTGA
- a CDS encoding DUF4097 family beta strand repeat-containing protein → MGNESEVVRRQAFDVTGPIEVDVALVSGRVLVHLVDEEAVDVELRHEPSGGEGWTDGLNGLLSWVGDQFAGGQGSGSGGVSEAVRDARLELTGNRLVIRSSKALPLRAVPISVAVRAPKGSSVLVKSGSANVAITGSAGRLDINTGTGDVTADSADSASQVTSGSGKVRLGPMLGGLKARNGSGDIEVASVGGSTELHTATGDVWLGAVQSDVQVRTGGGDVTVADAASGRITLGTGSGDVRVGVRRGVSAEVDLATSSGTARSELEVSTTKPATAPELVVTGRTSRGNALVTTATV, encoded by the coding sequence GTGGGGAACGAGTCCGAAGTGGTGCGCAGGCAGGCGTTCGACGTGACGGGGCCCATCGAGGTCGACGTGGCGCTCGTGTCGGGGCGGGTGCTGGTGCACCTGGTCGACGAGGAGGCGGTGGACGTGGAGCTGCGCCACGAGCCGTCCGGGGGCGAGGGCTGGACCGACGGGCTGAACGGCCTGCTGAGCTGGGTGGGCGACCAGTTCGCGGGTGGCCAGGGGTCGGGGTCCGGCGGGGTGTCGGAGGCGGTGCGCGACGCGCGCCTGGAGCTGACCGGGAACCGCCTGGTCATCCGCTCGTCGAAGGCGCTGCCGCTGCGCGCGGTGCCGATCAGCGTGGCCGTGCGCGCCCCGAAGGGGTCGAGCGTGCTGGTGAAGTCGGGGTCGGCGAACGTGGCGATCACCGGTTCGGCCGGTCGGCTGGACATCAACACCGGCACCGGCGACGTGACGGCGGACAGCGCCGACTCCGCGTCGCAGGTGACGTCGGGCTCCGGCAAGGTCCGCCTGGGCCCGATGCTGGGCGGCCTGAAGGCGCGCAACGGCAGCGGCGACATCGAGGTGGCGTCGGTGGGCGGCAGCACCGAGCTGCACACGGCGACCGGTGACGTGTGGTTGGGCGCGGTGCAGAGCGACGTGCAGGTGCGCACGGGAGGCGGCGACGTGACCGTGGCCGACGCCGCGTCGGGCCGGATCACGCTGGGCACGGGGTCGGGCGACGTGCGCGTGGGCGTGCGGCGGGGCGTGTCGGCGGAGGTGGACCTGGCGACGAGCTCGGGCACGGCCCGCAGCGAGCTGGAGGTCTCGACCACCAAGCCCGCGACGGCTCCGGAACTGGTCGTCACGGGGCGGACGAGCCGGGGGAACGCGCTGGTGACGACGGCGACGGTCTGA
- a CDS encoding toxin-antitoxin system HicB family antitoxin — translation MDLSPYISALREDLTTAASAGDENTRRSAAVLAAALEPAARLAIMNALSDLAAEVTASLDGPVVEVRLDGRDVKVVVSGAGPAQEEREPEPQEAPRPMSGDATRITLRLLDELKSKAEQVAASQGMSLNTFVAQAVQGAVGGRRGFGGGGRREWHGGGDNRGQSSQSSSHSSSQSSTRVRGWVQG, via the coding sequence ATGGACCTTTCGCCGTACATCTCCGCCCTGCGGGAAGACCTGACGACAGCCGCGTCCGCCGGTGACGAGAACACCCGGCGCAGCGCGGCCGTGCTCGCCGCGGCGCTGGAGCCCGCCGCCCGGCTGGCGATCATGAACGCCCTGTCCGACCTGGCCGCCGAGGTCACCGCCTCGCTCGACGGGCCGGTGGTCGAGGTCCGGCTGGACGGGCGGGACGTGAAGGTCGTCGTGTCCGGCGCCGGGCCCGCGCAGGAGGAGCGCGAGCCGGAGCCGCAGGAGGCGCCCCGGCCGATGAGCGGGGACGCCACCCGGATCACGCTGCGGCTGCTGGACGAGCTGAAGTCCAAGGCCGAGCAGGTCGCGGCGTCGCAGGGGATGTCCCTGAACACGTTCGTCGCGCAGGCCGTGCAGGGCGCGGTCGGTGGCAGGCGCGGGTTCGGGGGTGGCGGCAGGCGCGAGTGGCACGGCGGTGGTGACAACCGCGGGCAGTCGTCGCAGTCGTCCTCGCACTCGTCGTCGCAGTCGTCGACGCGGGTGCGCGGCTGGGTGCAGGGCTGA
- a CDS encoding TetR family transcriptional regulator, with protein MTAELILGTTEDVLRRYGPAKATVVDVARALGVSHGSVYRHFPTKAALREAVARRWLERWHEGLADVAHTDAPAEQRLRDWLSTLFEIKRQKVREDPELFDTFATLMRENLAVVDDHVTGLENDLEKIIADGIEAGDFAPRDSRVAARAVFDATNRFHDPIYAADWKAPTIDVAFSAVVSLVVSGLSVPD; from the coding sequence TTGACCGCGGAGTTGATCCTCGGCACCACCGAGGACGTGCTGCGGCGCTACGGTCCGGCCAAGGCGACCGTGGTGGACGTGGCCAGGGCGCTGGGCGTGAGCCACGGCAGCGTGTACCGCCACTTCCCGACCAAGGCCGCCCTGCGCGAGGCCGTGGCGCGGCGGTGGTTGGAGCGCTGGCACGAGGGGCTGGCCGACGTCGCCCACACCGACGCGCCTGCCGAGCAGCGGCTGCGCGACTGGCTCTCGACGCTGTTCGAGATCAAGCGCCAGAAGGTCCGCGAGGACCCTGAGCTGTTCGACACCTTCGCCACCCTGATGCGGGAGAACCTCGCGGTGGTCGACGACCACGTGACCGGGCTGGAGAACGACCTGGAGAAGATCATCGCCGACGGCATCGAGGCGGGCGACTTCGCTCCGCGCGACTCCAGGGTGGCGGCGCGGGCGGTCTTCGACGCGACCAACCGCTTCCACGACCCGATCTACGCCGCCGACTGGAAGGCCCCGACCATCGACGTCGCCTTCAGCGCGGTGGTGTCACTGGTGGTGTCGGGCCTGAGCGTCCCGGACTGA
- a CDS encoding TIGR03085 family metal-binding protein, with translation MGLAQDERRLLAELFTEVGPDAPTLCDPWRTKDLAAHLVLRERRPDAAAGLFVKPLGDHTQKVQDDYAAKPWAELVDLVRVGPPKWSPLALLDEKVNGMEYFVHHEDVRRALDGWEPRPADVVRDADLWRALPPIAKLNHRKSPVGVVLRRTSGETITAKAGPTPVTITGEPAELALLCFGRDAVRVSYEGDPSAVEAVRSLNRST, from the coding sequence ATGGGTCTAGCTCAGGACGAACGCCGACTGCTGGCGGAGCTGTTCACCGAGGTGGGGCCGGACGCCCCCACGCTGTGCGACCCGTGGCGCACCAAGGACCTCGCCGCGCACCTCGTGCTGCGCGAGCGCAGGCCGGACGCCGCCGCGGGCCTGTTCGTCAAGCCGCTCGGCGACCACACGCAGAAGGTCCAGGACGACTACGCCGCCAAGCCGTGGGCCGAGCTGGTCGACCTGGTCCGCGTGGGCCCGCCCAAGTGGTCGCCGCTCGCGCTGCTGGACGAGAAGGTCAACGGCATGGAGTACTTCGTCCACCACGAGGACGTCCGCCGCGCGCTGGACGGCTGGGAGCCGCGCCCCGCCGACGTGGTCCGCGACGCCGACCTGTGGCGGGCCCTGCCCCCCATCGCCAAGCTCAACCACCGCAAGAGCCCGGTGGGCGTCGTGCTGCGCCGCACCAGCGGCGAGACGATCACCGCGAAGGCGGGCCCGACGCCGGTCACGATCACCGGCGAGCCCGCCGAGCTGGCCCTGCTCTGCTTCGGCCGGGACGCCGTGCGGGTGAGCTACGAGGGCGACCCCTCGGCCGTCGAGGCGGTCCGCTCGCTCAACCGGAGCACGTAG
- a CDS encoding IS5 family transposase (programmed frameshift), whose protein sequence is MASVAAAGRADLTDAQWALLQPLLPVGAKPGRPPKWSKRRLIDGIRWRVRVGAPWRDVPPDYGPWQTVYGVFRRWQRAGVWQAILTALQARADAEDVIVWDVSADSTVARAHQHAAGARKGALQVEPPDTPAGGVEPDDHGLGRSRGGWTSKLHLACEQGQRPLPPLVTAGQRGDSPLFTAVLEGIRVPRPGGGRPRTRPGRVLADKAYSSRANRAYLRRCGIKATIAQPRDQAAHRQAKGPRGGRPPAFDPEVCTQRHAVECGISLRKQHRAVATRYDKLAVRYQATVHIAAINIWLRHR, encoded by the exons GTGGCCAGCGTAGCGGCAGCGGGGCGGGCCGACCTGACCGACGCGCAGTGGGCGCTGCTGCAACCACTGTTACCCGTCGGGGCGAAACCGGGTCGTCCGCCGAAGTGGAGCAAGCGGCGGTTGATCGACGGCATCCGGTGGCGGGTGCGGGTCGGCGCCCCGTGGCGGGACGTCCCGCCGGACTACGGGCCCTGGCAGACGGTGTACGGGGTGTTCCGCCGTTGGCAGCGGGCCGGGGTGTGGCAGGCGATCCTCACCGCGTTGCAGGCCCGTGCGGACGCCGAAGACGTGATCGTGTGGGACGTGAGTGCGGATTCCACGGTCGCGAGGGCCCACCAGCACGCCGCCGGTGCCCGT AAAGGGGCTCTTCAGGTCGAGCCGCCCGACACGCCGGCGGGCGGGGTGGAGCCGGACGATCACGGGTTGGGGCGGTCGCGGGGCGGGTGGACCAGCAAGCTGCACCTGGCCTGCGAGCAGGGCCAACGGCCCTTGCCGCCGCTGGTCACCGCCGGACAGCGTGGCGACAGTCCGCTGTTCACCGCGGTGCTCGAGGGGATCCGAGTGCCCCGGCCGGGTGGCGGGCGACCGCGGACCAGACCGGGCCGCGTCCTGGCGGACAAGGCCTACAGCTCCAGGGCCAACCGCGCCTACCTGCGCCGCTGCGGGATCAAGGCGACCATCGCCCAACCGCGCGACCAGGCCGCCCATCGCCAGGCCAAAGGCCCACGCGGCGGGCGGCCACCCGCGTTCGACCCCGAGGTCTGCACACAGCGCCACGCCGTGGAATGCGGCATCAGCCTGCGCAAACAACACCGCGCCGTCGCCACCCGATACGACAAACTCGCCGTCCGCTACCAGGCCACCGTCCACATCGCCGCCATCAACATCTGGCTACGACACCGTTGA
- the thyX gene encoding FAD-dependent thymidylate synthase codes for MAQTVSPHVQLIAKTEFFPPSDVPWSTDAEGGEALAEFAGRACYQSWSKPNPATATNEAYLRHIIEVGHLSVLEHGSVSFYITGISRSLTHELIRHRHFSYSQLSQRYVPERDAAMVEPEVIANDPELHARFLAAAEASVAAYNDLLKGLEEKFSDVPSATLRRKQARQAARAVLPNATETRLVVTGNYRAWRHFIAMRATEHADVEIRALAIECLRHLQKAAPGAFADFAVTSLADGTEVASSPLVAEG; via the coding sequence ATGGCTCAAACGGTGTCCCCGCACGTGCAGTTGATCGCGAAGACGGAGTTCTTCCCCCCGTCTGACGTCCCGTGGTCGACCGACGCCGAGGGCGGCGAGGCGCTCGCCGAGTTCGCGGGCCGCGCGTGCTACCAGTCCTGGTCCAAGCCGAACCCGGCCACCGCGACCAACGAGGCCTACCTGCGCCACATCATCGAGGTCGGCCACCTGTCCGTCCTGGAGCACGGCTCGGTCAGCTTCTACATCACCGGCATCTCGCGCTCGCTCACCCACGAGCTGATCCGGCACCGCCACTTCTCGTACTCGCAGCTCTCGCAGCGCTACGTGCCCGAGCGCGACGCCGCGATGGTCGAGCCCGAGGTCATCGCGAACGACCCCGAGCTGCACGCCCGCTTCCTGGCCGCCGCCGAGGCCAGCGTCGCCGCCTACAACGACCTGCTCAAGGGCCTCGAGGAGAAGTTCTCCGACGTGCCCAGCGCGACCCTGCGCCGCAAGCAGGCCCGGCAGGCCGCCCGCGCCGTGCTGCCCAACGCCACCGAGACCCGCCTCGTGGTGACCGGCAACTACCGCGCCTGGCGCCACTTCATCGCGATGCGCGCCACCGAGCACGCCGACGTGGAGATCCGCGCCCTGGCCATCGAGTGCCTGCGCCACCTGCAGAAGGCCGCCCCCGGCGCCTTCGCGGACTTCGCCGTCACCTCGCTCGCCGACGGCACCGAGGTCGCCTCCAGCCCGCTGGTGGCGGAGGGGTGA